ACTGAAGAGTGGGTAGTGATTTAGCGGTCGGTCGTTGACGGTTGTTTGTTGACGCTCGTTCGTTGATGTTCGTTTTGGAGGACGTTCGGTGTCCATGGTTAGCGTTATGCGAATTCATGTGGACAGCGTTCGGTATTCAACAAACGTTTCGGTATTAAACATTCCTCAGTAACcatattcatgaaaaataaatgtaaccAAGTAATacattaatgttatttatttcaatgtaaGGACACACATAATATTGAACACCATATATACCccaaaaaataagtttaaaccCACAGTGCATGGGTTAAAGGTGTGTATAAGTATTTGGTGAAAAGTCATCATTGTGAACGATGTATTCTCCGGATGTCAATAAAGACATGAATTCTGATTGGGTGACTTGAGATTCAAACATATCCTCATTTGGAAGTTCCTGAACATTGTGGACGTCCGTTATGTCTTGGTTACTTGTATCCTGATATAAGAGTAGTAGTTAAGGTTTAAATCAATGAAGTTGATTACTAAGAAAGTACATCCAAACAAACGAAATGTGTGTCTGTTACTCACATTGGAATTCCTTGCATGTTTGGTTTTAGTAGCATgggactttttcttttttgtaattttttcaaCTGTTGATTGCAACCTTTTTGTCCTGGGTCGGCCTTTGCGTTTGACAGCTACAAGACTGCGCACAAGTAAGCCGTCAATTTCAAAACTAGGTCGAACGTCTTCATTACAATGCAGACGTCCATCCATGTGAGAGGCATCATTGACCATCGACAATGTCGTTGATGTACATACACCCAAAGTTTTGGCTATACAGTTTAAATCCGACAGCAAGTTATCAGATGCAGTCTCAGAATCACAAGCAACCTCTGCGATGTCATAGAAACGCTTACACAAAGCTTGGTACCTTTGCATGTTACTGTCTTCAATGTTGTTGGTGTAAGATGCTTTAATGAGAGTATGTCTTCTACGGACGTTTTTGCTCCACCTACGCAAAACATATTTTGTTGGTACATTACGCACATCTTCCTGCCCTAGGACCAATAACGAATGTCTACATAAGATTCCCCTAAACTCAAATAGTTGGCAACTACAGTGAGTGTAGGTTGTCACAGGATCAAAGACTACTACATGAAATTTTGAACGACACTCACCCTCCCATATGACGTCTTCTTTAACAGTGTACCTAGTTATTGTACCTTCTTTTGTCATGTTTTTAATGAAGCAGTTCATGCGTGACCGAAATTCGTTTTGAACTTCCACAAATTTGGCCTGTGTGTACTCGGTTTGGTATTGTCTTTCAATAAGAGATTGAGATCCGCATGGTAGAGTCGTATTCATTGAAGAAAAATCGGCCTCAAGTTCTTTTTGCGCTTTTTGTCGTAGGGCGTTATTGTACTGGTGCACAAATTGTTGAAGTGTTGTACTTGAATTTATGAATCCATCAAAGAATGCATTCATGCCCTCACTTCGTTGGGTAGTTGACATTCCCGCCCAAAATTGATGTTTCATATAACAAGGAACCCATCGTTGTCTATCTGCATACAATGAATTTAGCCAATCATTATTCTCTAACCCTTGACATGACATCAAATTTGCCCAGCCTAACTCAAAGTCTTCATAACTGACTGTGTCATACACAAGCCTCTTAAGTTCACTTTTGATTGGTTTATAGCATTTGTAGCCTTGCAACTTCTCaggtatttttttcattatgtgCCACAAGCACCAACGgtgttttgtgtttggaaaCACAAGATTTATGGCATTGGACATTGCCTTGCATTGATCAGTCACGATACCTTCAGGAGCCTTGTTTGACATACATCTAAGCCAAGTTGAAAATAACCATGTGAATGTCCTAGTGTCCTCTGCAGAAATCAAAGCACAACCCAGTAATACTGAATGACCATGATGATTAACACCAACAAATGGTTCAAATGGCATATCATATTTGTTTGTTAGGTAGGTTGTGTCAAACGACACAACATCACCAAAATCTACACATGGTGCGCGACTTCGTGCATCGGCCCAAAAGACACTGCTTATTCGATTGTCGTCGTCCATTTCCATATCATAGAAAAAATCATTGTTTAATTCTCTCATTCttgaaaaatatcttaaaagtgTTTGGCCATCACCTTCCTTACAAAGATCTCTTCTCTGCTGTCCAATGTAATTACGGGCATCACGTTCCACGAATTGCATATTTTCAAACCCACCGGCCTCATTCACCAAAGATATGAAACTTTTGTTAATGCGAACACCAGAATTATCATTCATATTAAGGGTGTGC
This sequence is a window from Vigna angularis cultivar LongXiaoDou No.4 chromosome 2, ASM1680809v1, whole genome shotgun sequence. Protein-coding genes within it:
- the LOC128195328 gene encoding protein FAR1-RELATED SEQUENCE 5-like; this encodes MACEEVPCAVNNDSNQNVNDIVPKIHMWFDTIEEVKSFYTDYAVRSGFGVRIRTSRRNKNNDLIFLKLVCSREGKYLTSIAPEWKTQPTQKNQCPAGITVVMKEGRWQVRIVVIEHSHDMCPNNSNLIRGNRRINMHAKHTLNMNDNSGVRINKSFISLVNEAGGFENMQFVERDARNYIGQQRRDLCKEGDGQTLLRYFSRMRELNNDFFYDMEMDDDNRISSVFWADARSRAPCVDFGDVVSFDTTYLTNKYDMPFEPFVGVNHHGHSVLLGCALISAEDTRTFTWLFSTWLRCMSNKAPEGIVTDQCKAMSNAINLVFPNTKHRWCLWHIMKKIPEKLQGYKCYKPIKSELKRLVYDTVSYEDFELGWANLMSCQGLENNDWLNSLYADRQRWVPCYMKHQFWAGMSTTQRSEGMNAFFDGFINSSTTLQQFVHQYNNALRQKAQKELEADFSSMNTTLPCGSQSLIERQYQTEYTQAKFVEVQNEFRSRMNCFIKNMTKEGTITRYTVKEDVIWEGECRSKFHVVVFDPVTTYTHCSCQLFEFRGILCRHSLLVLGQEDVRNVPTKYVLRRWSKNVRRRHTLIKASYTNNIEDSNMQRYQALCKRFYDIAEVACDSETASDNLLSDLNCIAKTLGVCTSTTLSMVNDASHMDGRLHCNEDVRPSFEIDGLLVRSLVAVKRKGRPRTKRLQSTVEKITKKKKSHATKTKHARNSNDTSNQDITDVHNVQELPNEDMFESQDIGYVDRHFAAAFQNELGPTWSLLDNNGHTHVVTYNMDTVNPRITNERRESFIYDGTNYPDTSLFSVKLTKSQARGSHLDLQIAFGNLIRSKGLTQIMLLGQKDGVMCSVLVSVTRNSTKFGKGWKEFCTEYGLKEGDVLVFEVNNLGNDILVEVYINGCPCTVIHPISV